The Coregonus clupeaformis isolate EN_2021a chromosome 27, ASM2061545v1, whole genome shotgun sequence genomic sequence TGGACAGAATGTACTCTTGTCTTAAACTGATGATCTCAACTAAGTGCTGAACTGAATGTACTCTGTTGTCTTAAACTGATGATCTCAACTAAGTGCTGAACTGAATGTACTCTTGTCTTAAACTGATGATCTCAACTAAGTGCTGGACTGAATTTACTATGTTGTCTTAAATTGATGATCTCAACAAAGTGCTAGACTGAATGTACTCTTGTCTTAAACTGATTATCTCAACAAAGTGCTGAACTGTATGTTTCTCTGTTGTTTTAACTGATGATCTCAACAAAGTGCTAGACTGAATGTACTCTTGTCTTAAATTGATGATCTCAACTGAGTGCTAGACTGCATGTACTCTGTTGTCTTTCAGATGAATGCATCGCTGTCATACATACAGCTTTAGATTATATACATACTTAGAATAATAATCTTTAAACACTGACAATAAACTGTTTTCCAGGATTCTTCTCTTTGGAGAGCTAGTTTCTATTCCAATATCCCCATTTTAATGTATTACTTTAATAGGTATATTTCACAAGGACAATGCACATTAATCAATATTTCTGTTAAAGTGCCAGatttagccagccagctaatttCCATCTGTAGTCCATGTAAATTAGAATTACATCAAAGTAATTAACTATGGATGATGATTGATTAACTGTCCGCCTCCTTATTCCAATAGGAATGACTGTTCTTTGAAAAGAGACACTTAGAATGACCCAGAATGGTAGAAATGTATTTAAAACTTAGGGAGGATTTTATGGCTGTTCTGCTTTCTTGTAAGATTAGTTTTATATGTATACAATAGAAATAGAATTCAGCAGTCAAATGGCGAATGTGCATAAAAATTGATGAATTCAGAATGACGTCATTGTTTTTAGCACTACCCACAGAGTTCTTAAACTACGGTGCGCCACATGGTTCAACGTGCCAGTAAATCAGCACAATTtactttttaaattttttttcaCATTGCCGCAGTGTTGGAGCTAGAATTGGGATCATGTATACTGTGCTAATGACGACACAAAAGAAGAGTAACGGAAAGCAATGTACAATACGGCGAACTTAGCGAATGAGGCGTTGTTGTAAGTACATGGTGGCCACCATTTATATGCTCCTTCGCCATTGTCGGGGTCTGAGGGGCTATGCCCCTTCTACAAACTATATTTATATGATGAATACTGTACCTTGAAACGTCAAATGAGGAGCACAttcatggagagatggagatcaGAGATGTCCATCGACtccttgtgtctgtgtctgtgtagaacaCTGTCAAAAGTGGGACGACGCTGTTGTTCATCTGAAGTGCTTTTACTGATTGGAATGATTGAAAATGTTGCTTTGATTCGTTCAACCTATTCTATTAAATGTgtctaaatcaaataacaaattTGAGCgatcaatgtgatttttttttatttaatgagaGTTTCTAAATTGCTTTcaacactcctgagtggcgcagtggtctaaggcactgcatcacagggctagctgtgccactagagatcctggttcgaatccaggctctgttgtagctggctgcgacctggagacccatggggcggtgcacaattggagggaatggctggcagagatgtagctcaattggtgagcatggcatttgcaatgccagggttgtgggttcgattcccatgtgcagccaatataaaaaataatgtattcactcatGTATGTGTAACACCTCATGCGCATTGAGTAGTGATGGGGGCAGTGTAGAAGCAGCAGCCTGTTAGAGGCGTGGCTGTGGCTTTCAGTTTGTTATTTTTGCCCACCCGTTAGAGTGAATGTCATTTCAATTAATGTGGTCTATAGTAGTCATTGTTCAAACCTGAACTTACACACTCCTAGAATCTGTAATGATTATTGCGTAAGAACATGTGATACTTAAGAGCCTGCTAAGGTTTCTGTGTTAAGGAAACCAATGCTTAGTTTTGATGTTGTGGCTACTAAATGTGAAAGTCTTGTATAAAGAATATGTTTGGAAACATTATTTCAAATGATTGAACCAACTTAATTTCTTGATTTAGAGGAATTTGTTTAATTATATGTAACCCAACTGAATACATTTGGATAGGTAATTCCAAATTAAAAAGTGAATTTGGAACAAGATGAGAAAATGGGTTGTGTTTACATgaaatgcactatatatacaaaagaatgtggacaccccttcagattagtggattcggctatttcaaccacacccgttgctgacaggtgtataaaaccgagcacacagtaatgcaatctccatagacaaacattggcagtagaatggccttactgaagggctcagtgactttcaacgttgcaccctcataggatgccacctttccaacaagtccgttTCTCAAATTTCATGAAATATTTGTTTGTATTTGTTATTTATTAGGTTTAACCAAAGGGGGAAAATATGTTGAGTGTTGAAAGAAAAAGGTTTCAACTTCACATATAGGTTTGGTAATAATTAAATAAAACAGTTGGCATTGAATCATATTTGGTTTCAACAAATGTAGTATTTTTAAACTGAGAAAACCTAACTAATTTACTTGTGACCAGTTAAAGTAATTTTTATGGGTTGATCCAAAGAGTAATTGTTTACAGTGTAGTCAGACTGAATGTAATCTCCAGTCTGTTAGTTATTTAACGAGGGTCAGACCTTGCTAAGCGACTGCAGATCAGAGCCAGGTGTAACAGTCGGCAATCGGCTCGTTTTCCTAATAGATGGAATTACCTGATTAATTGGTAAGTGGAGTGAATTTAATATgactggagaaagagagagagagagagagagagagagagagagagagagagagagagagactatatttctttatttttcatgGTTATGCTTTCACTTATTTTGCAGTTTCTCAACATTTTCAGCAAGCAGACAATGGATTTAAGCAGAACATGACCAGGCGGTAATTGTCTCTCATTTGCAACTTGGTCAAGCTACATTTCTCTTCCCATtaactgaagaagaagaagaagaagaagaagaagaagaagaagaagaagaagaagaagaagaagaagaagaagaagaagaagaagaagaagaagaagaagaagaagaagaagaagaagaagaagaagaagaagaaggaagagAAGTGCATTACCATTTCCTCTcccaggtcagagagagagagagagagagagagagagagagagagagagagagagagagagagagagagagagagagagagagagagagagagcgagaatgagagagagagagagagagagagagagagagagagagagagagagagagaggggggttaagTGAAACAAGACAGCTTCATGCACTAGTCTATTGTAATGCTCTAAGGGCACTAGTCTATTGTAATGCTCTAAGGGCACTGTCCATGGAGCTGATCTCTGTCTAGTTGACCACTGAAAACGACagctgtgtgttagagagaaaagTCAAACTGATATTACCCCACCTCCCCGTCCCCCACCTCCCCGTCCTCCACCTCCCCGTCCCCCACCACCCCgtccccccacctcccccacctccccatcCTCCACCTCCCCAACCTCCCCGTCCCCCACCTCGCCACCCTCCACCTCCCCGTCCCCCCACCTCCCCGTCCTCCACCTCCCCGTCCCCCACCTCCCCGCCCTCCATCTCCCCGCCCCCCACCTCCCCACCCTCCACCTCCCCATCCCCGGTAGACACCGGTCCCGCCGAAGCCCGTTTGACCTTGCCGTTAAAAACCAAACAGCCACGGTCATCTGCAGAGACTGTTAATTAACTGTGGCGCGGTGAGGCGGTGGGTTTATAGGTCCATCATCATTCTCCTGGTCTTAGTCATGGCGGTGATGAGATTAAACTATATTCCGTTCTGCCATAATCACATCACCGTTCCCTACTCGCACCCGCACTCTTTTTATTAGGTGGTGTTGAAACGTTCTCCTCTCCAGGCAGTTAGCCGTGCTTTATAAGTTTGGTAATGTGACGAGATGTCTCTTCCCCCGAAGTGTTTCAGAAACAGATATACGTTTCAGAACTTCCAGAGTTCTGTTCGAACAAAGTCTCAGAACTTTTAGAATGTTCCTCAGAATGCTCTAAagactgcagagatggttattcCATAGATTATTATTCatcaacattttacattacattttagtcatttagcagccacttacaggaacaattaatCATATTTGGCCATATTTCTAAtagacatttacgtcatttagcagacgctcttatccagagcgacttacatgagcaattagggttaagtgccttgctcaagggcacatcgacagatttttcacctagtcagctcggggattagaaccagcgacctttcggttactggcacaacgctcttaaccactaagctacctgccgccatgtaAAATGTTGCAAATTAATAAAGtagagtaggcctatatgcaaccATGATTCAGATTGTAGTCATTTTACAATAGGCTACAGTACATTGATATTGGAGGTGTGAAATGGGTCGTTATGAGAAGTTAAGTAATTTATGGAGAAACGCCAATGAGATCCCAAATGTACCATCAGTTCATAAAGGTAAAGGGGTTGTTAGACATCATGACACATGGAAGTATATGACATCAGTTTAACACCTAGGGATTGGTCCACCTGCCACTCTGGCATGGCACAGGTTACCATGCACACATGGACacatccacctctccctctctctctctctctctctctctctctctctctctctctctctctctctctctctctctctctctctctctctctctctctctctctcacacacacacacacaccctcctgtaTCTCACAAGTTATTTGTGCATCGAAAACATATCTATCAGATTGTACTAACTGATTGTACAGTACAGAGGCATACCATACCAACTATTATTCATATTTCAGCATATGCAGTTTTGTTTTTAATAATAGAGACCTTTTCTACTGTTATTCCAGATTATACATTTAGTTTTCGTTACCTTCATACTGATAAAGTAGTTCAGAATAATCTGTAGAAGGAACTCAAACTATTTATTCTGTTGTGAAGCTATTGCATGATTCAAATAAGATACGCAGGCGGCACAGTACATTTCTATTTTAAAAGTATCATGTTCTCATGTGGTAGATAAGCATGTTCTCTTTTGTGTTGTAAATGATATATTTACAGACATGTACATTCACGTAGCCTAGATGTACAATATGGTTCGTATTGCCTCCTCTTCAACGTAGGCCTATTGTCCTTCTTGAATAGTCTGTTGTTTTCCAATGTCATATGCCAAGTATTATAAACGTCTACAGTTGATAACAAACTGATTATAATAGTTCATCCCTTCAAGGACAGTTTATAGATCAAAAGAATGGTTGACAATGGCATAGATTGACGAGTGAACGTTGAATGTTAAACGGCGACGTTAGCCAACCGGGGATCAGAGTCCTGCTCGTACCGGTAATGGTAGACTTCCATCTGGTCGCGGCACGCATCGCGGATGTTGTTGAGCCACCGTTTGATTCCTCTCCGGTTTAGATAGAGCACCATGAGGAACACTATCCCGATCAGCGCCAGGACTATCCCTAGGAACACGTAGGACACCGCCTCCAAGTTCTCATTGAGACAATCCACATCCTCGCCGCGTAACCGCTCTAGTGGAATCCCCTTCTTGGCATCAGGCTCCGCGCACTGGAGGCGCGCAGCGTCCACGCACTGAGAAGAGTTCTTTAACCAGAAGTAGAACGACTCCAGCTCACAGTTACACCTGAACGGGTTTAGTGATAAATAGATGCGCACTTGCTTGTGATGGTACAAACTGGAGACGTTCTCTTTACCAATGTTCTCGATTGAGTTATTGGTTAAAACTAAAGTGTGGAGGTTGAATGCATCCAACCTTGCAATGGGTATGGTTTTCAACCGGTTGCCAGATAGCTCCAGCCGGTGGAGGTTGCATAAATGTTCTCCATGCAGCGCATTGGAGAGCTGCGCCACAGCCGGCTCAAGGAGAGAGTCATTCAGGTAAAGAGAGCGGAGCTCCTGCAGACTGTGAAACGCTCGGTCTGAGATGTACACCAACCGATTGTGGCTCAAATCCAGCAAATGCAACCGTGGGAGTCCTGTGAAAGCGTCAGCCTCGATCACCATGATTCCATTATGTGACAGTGAGAGGGTCGTTAGGTCGAGCTCCGTACCGTTATTCGAGGAGAACGCTCCACCCGGTAAGGTTGAGATGTTGTTCCCCCTGAGTATTAATGTGGTCGCCCACGCCGGTATGTCTCCCGGTAACTCGGTGTCCTCTCTGTCACGGCAGGTCACTGTCCCGGAGTCTCTGGCACAGATACAGGATAACGGACACTCATACTCTGCTCTGAcagaagaaaacaacaacaacaaacagacaaacaccGCCGATAAACAAAAACACTGGCCTTTCAGAATAGGAAGAACGCCTCCTAAAACGTCACCACAATAATACTTCCATGTCGTCTTCCTTCCCATATTTACAGTAGAGGTCCAAACATACAGGGAGACCGGACACACTCCAGTCTCTGTGGCCACAGGTCAAGTAGTCTCTTCGGTCAGTTGGATGACAGAAAAACACTCAGTAGTCTGTATTCTTCTTCGTTCTCATGTTCCCTCTCTTTCCAAAAATGAGTGAGATGGTGGAAGAGGAAGAGGCTGCGAGTTTGGGCGCGTGGACagcagctccttctctctctctctgtctctctctctctctctctctctccctacctctctttcacccccctctccccctctctctctgatgtgtTTTTGACGTCTCGTttagtgaatgagtgagtgagtcgGACAGACAGAGGATAAATACCTGTAGCGCTCTCCCAGACTCACACAGCAcgtgcagacagacaggcagacaggcagacagacagacagacaggcagacagacagacagacagacagacagacagacagacagacagacagacagacagacagacagacagacagacagacagacagacagacagacagacagacagacaggcaggcaggcaggcagacatacagTTGCATTCTAAATCTCCCAAGTCCA encodes the following:
- the waif2 gene encoding wnt-activated inhibitory factor 2, translating into MGRKTTWKYYCGDVLGGVLPILKGQCFCLSAVFVCLLLLFSSVRAEYECPLSCICARDSGTVTCRDREDTELPGDIPAWATTLILRGNNISTLPGGAFSSNNGTELDLTTLSLSHNGIMVIEADAFTGLPRLHLLDLSHNRLVYISDRAFHSLQELRSLYLNDSLLEPAVAQLSNALHGEHLCNLHRLELSGNRLKTIPIARLDAFNLHTLVLTNNSIENIGKENVSSLYHHKQVRIYLSLNPFRCNCELESFYFWLKNSSQCVDAARLQCAEPDAKKGIPLERLRGEDVDCLNENLEAVSYVFLGIVLALIGIVFLMVLYLNRRGIKRWLNNIRDACRDQMEVYHYRYEQDSDPRLANVAV